Proteins encoded together in one Miscanthus floridulus cultivar M001 chromosome 16, ASM1932011v1, whole genome shotgun sequence window:
- the LOC136511241 gene encoding amino acid transporter ANT1-like, which produces MRSLSLLGQFSFLADACTVLAMAIVVKQDLQLLAARGEQPFQGWDAIAELWGVAFAAGFAVFCFEGFCMTLALEASMTDRSRFRSVLLQAIAGVTAVYVCFGACGYLAYGDATKDIITFNLPSTWSTAAVKVVLCIALALTFPVMMHPIHEIVEARLLASGGWLRKRCHVGGAMERAALHASRVAVLVALSVIACFVPAVGSFASFVGSTVCALLSFVLPALFHLRVVGHAAGAARRAIDWAILLFGLTFAAHGLYKVHEAHKQSSC; this is translated from the exons ATGCGCTCGCTGTCGTTGCTCGGGCAGTTCAGCTTCCTCGCCGACGCGTGCACCGTGCTGGCCATGGCCATCGTGGTGAAGCAGGACCTCCAGCTCCTGGCCGCGCGCGGCGAGCAGCCGTTCCAGGGCTGGGACGCGATCGCGGAGCTCTGGGGCGTCGCGTTCGCCGCCGGCTTCGCTGTCTTCTGCTTCGAGGGCTTCTGCATGACGCTAGCGCTCGAGGCGTCCATGACCGACCGCAGCAGGTTCCGCTCCGTGCTCCTCCAGGCTATCGCCGGCGTCACCGCCGTGTACGTCTGCTTTGGCGCCTGCGGCTACCTTGCCTACGGCGACGCCACCAAGGACATC ATCACGTTCAACCTCCCGAGCACCTGGTCCACCGCCGCCGTCAAG GTGGTGCTGTGCATCGCGCTGGCGCTGACATTCCCGGTGATGATGCACCCGATCCACGAGATCGTGGAGGCGCGGCTGCTGGCGTCGGGCGGGTGGCTACGGAAGCGCTGCCACGTCGGCGGCGCCATGGAGCGGGCGGCCCTACACGCGAGCCGCGTCGCGGTGCTGGTGGCGCTGTCGGTGATCGCGTGCTTTGTGCCGGCGGTTGGGTCGTTCGCGTCCTTCGTGGGGAGCACGGTTTGCGCGCTGCTCTCCTTCGTGCTGCCCGCGCTGTTCCACCTCCGCGTCGTGGGCCACGCCGCGGGCGCCGCGCGGCGCGCCATCGACTGGGCCATCCTCCTCTTCGGCCTCACGTTCGCCGCGCACGGCCTGTACAAGGTGCATGAAGCACACAAGCAGAGCTCATGTTAG